GCGCGGCGCGACCGCGCTGTGGACGGCGGTCGGCATCGCCTTCGCGTACGGCGTCCTCGACGAGGTGCACCAGTACTTCGTGCCGGGTCGCTTCCTGTCGGGAACCGACACCGCCCTGAACGCCGCCGGGTGTCTGCTCGCCGTGGTGATCATCGTCGTCCGGGGACGGATCCGCGGGCGTTCGGCCTGACTCCTTCCCCCGCTCGTCCCAAGGCCGAAACACTCACCGCCACGCGGCGTACGGACCGGACAGCGGCCGGATCATGGCGAGAGAGATCCGCGCCGCCGCCGTTGCCCGCCCGGGCGATGGCTCGGCCCCGGGCAGCTGGCGAGTGTGCCCGGGGCCTTTTTTCGTCCCCGCCCCTCTTGTCGACCTCCGATCACCGGACTAGGGTTCTCGCGCTCCGGGCCACCGTGCGCCCACGTCCACGTTCGGGAGGTCGACCGTGTCACTCGTCCGCATCCGCTCCGTCGCCCTGCTGCTGTCCGTGTCCTGGATCTTCGCCGCCTGCGCGGTGAACCCGGTGACGGGCGAACGCGAGCTCTCGCTGCTGTCGAAGGAACAGGAGATCCAGCTCGGAAACGAGAGCGATCCGGCGATCGTGGCGCAGTACGGCGTGGTCGAAGACGAAGCGATCGTCGACTACGTCCAGGACATCGGCCAGCGCATGGTGCCGGTCAGTCACCGGCCCGACCTGCCGTACACCTTCCGGGTGCTCGACGATCCCGTCGTGAACGCCTTCGCCCTGCCGGGCGGCTACGTCTACATCACGCGCGGGATCCTGGCCTATCTGGACAGCGAGGCCGCGCTGGCCGGCGTGGTGGGTCACGAGATCGGCCACATCACCGCCCGCCACGGCGTGCAACGCTACACGCAGCAGACCCTGCTGGGGGCCGGGCTCGGGCTGGGCTCGGTGTTGAGCGAGACCTTCGCCCAGTACGCCGACATCGCCGGACAGGCGGCGCAGCTGCTCCTGCTGAAGTACGGCCGCGACGACGAGCGCCAGAGCGACCGGCTGGGCGTGGAGTACGCCACCGCGCTCGGCTACGACACCCACGACATGGCCGAGTTCTTCCGGACCCTCGACCGGCTGAGCCCTCCGGACGGCCGTCTGCCGAGCTGGATGAGCACCCACCCCGATCCCGGCGACCGCTGGAACACCGTGAACGACCTGACGCGGCAACAGCAGACGCCCAGCGGTGACTACGTCACCCAGCGCGACCGCTTCCTGCGCACCATCGACGGCCTGGTCTTCGGTCTGGATCCGCGCGAGGGCTACTTCCTCGACGACACCTTCGTCCATCCGCAGCTGCGCTTCCGCTTCCCGACCCCCCGCGGCTGGCAGCGGCAGAACGGCAAGTCACAGGTGGTGATGGTCGAGCCGGACCAGGCGGCCGCGGTGATCTTCCAGGCGGCACAGGGCTCCAGCCCCACCGAGGCGGCGAACGCCTTCGTCGGGCAGCAGGGAACCACCCTCCTCGACCAGTCCACGGTGAGCGTCGCCGGCAATCGCGGCGTGCGCACGCTGGTGCGGATGAGCGGACAGCAGGGAACGCAGGTCGTGCTCTCGACCTTCTTCCCGTACGGCGGTGGCCAGTGGGTCTTCCACGGTCTGACCAGCGAGGCGGGGCTCCAGCAGTGGCGGGCGACCCTGGCCGCGCCGGCCGACGGCTTCGCCGCCCTGAACGATCCCGAACTCCTCGACGTTCGACCGATCCGCGTGAAGGTCGTGCAGGCCGACCGCGACGGGACCTTCCGCGAACTGGCCGTGGCGCATCCGATTCCCGACAACGAATTCATCGCCGACCTCGAGGGTCTGGCCATCCTCAACGGCATGAACGTGGACGACCGCCTCACCCGCGGAACCCTGTTCAAGGTCCTGGCGCGGGAGTGAGCCCCATGTTGAAGATCGGCCTGCTCAGCGGTGACGCCGACGTGGCGATTCCGACCTTCGACACGGCCAGGATCCACGCCGAAGCGGCTGCGGCCCGCGCTCTCGAAGTCGCCTGAGGTCGGACCTTCCGGGGCCCGGTCCGACCGCCGCCGGGCGGGGCCGGAGATGCAACCCCCGCCCTCGAATCCTCGTTTCCGCGCCGGCTCCCGACCGCCCTCGACCCGGCCATCGGGACCCTTCGGTCTCGGGGACCGGCGGTGAAAGCTGCATGAAGAGGCCGGTCCGGGTCTTGCCGATTCCGTGATCCGCCCTACCTTGCGCCGGTTTACGTACTGCGGAGAACCGCGCGGCGCGCCAGGCGCCGCCGCGGGGCTTCCCCAACGGGCCCCGCGCCCCACCCCGTCGCCAACGGCGGGTACTGCAGGAGCACCACCGTGAGCACGAAGGCGATCACGGATCTCTCGAGGATCCGGAACATCGGCATCAGCGCCCACATCGACTCGGGCAAGACCACGCTCACCGAGCGGGTCCTCTTCTACACGAATCGCATCCACGCGATCCACGAGGTCCGCGGCAAGGACGGCGTCGGTGCCACCATGGACTCCATGGAGCTCGAGCGTGAACGTGGGATCACCATCGCGTCGGCGGCGACGCACACGGAATGGAAGAACCACTTCGTCAACATCATCGACACGCCCGGACACGTCGACTTCACGATCGAGGTCGAGCGTTCGCTTCGCGTGCTCGACGGCGCGATCCTCGTCTTGTGCTCGGTGGCCGGAGTGCAGAGCCAGTCGATCACCGTCGACCGGCAGATGCGCCGTTACGGCGTGCCGGGCATCGCGTTCGTCAACAAGTGCGACCGCAGCGGTGCCAATCCGGCACGCGTGACCGAGCAGCTGCGAGACAAGCTGGGCCACAACGCCGTCATGATGCAGATCCCCGTGGGCCTCGAGGCCGACCACGTGGGCGTGGTCGATCTGGTCGAGATGAAGGCCATGTACTTCGACGGCGACGCCGGAGAAAAGCTCCGCGTGGAGGAGATCCCGTCGGAGCTGAAGGCCGAGGCCGAGGCCCGCCGCGAGGTCATGCTCGACGCGGTCTCCATGTTCAGCGAAGTACTCATGGAGGCCATCCTCGAGGACCAGGTGACGCCCGAGCTGATCCACGACGCGGTGCGCACGGGTGTGCTCAACCGTGAGCTGACCCCGGTCTTCATGGGCAGTGCCTACAAGAACAAGGGCGTGCAGCCGCTGCTCGACGCCGTGTTGAACTATCTGCCCGACCCGACCCAGGTCGAGAACCAGGCCACCAGCATCGACACCGGCGAGGACTTCGTGGTCGATCCCGACCCGGAGAAGCCGCTGCTCAGCCTGGCGTTCAAGCTCGAGGTCAGCCCCTACGGACAGCTCACCTACCTGCGGATCTACCAGGGCACCCTGAACAAGGGCGACACCATGGTGAACGTGCGCACGGGACAGAAGCTCAAGCTGGGCCGCCTCGCTCGTATGCACGCCAATCAGATGGAAGACATCGAGCAGGCCGCGGCCGGCGACATCGTCGCCCTGTTCGGCGTCGACTGCGCCAGCGGCGACACCTTCACCGATGGTGCGATCAACGCCAGCATGACGTCGATCCACGTGCCCGAGCCGGTGATCAAGCTGGCCGTGCAGCCGAAGGACAACAAGGCCTCGGCCAACATGAGCAAGGCCCTGCAGCGCTTCACGAAGGAAGACCCGACCTTCCGGACCTACCTCGACGAAGAGACGAACGACACCATCATCGCCGGCATGGGCGAGCTGCACCTCGAGGTCTACGTCGAGCGCATGAAGCGTGAGTTCAACGCCGAGGTCCGGACCGGCCGTCCGCAGGTGGCCTACCGCGAGACCATGAGCATGCCCATCGACTTCGACTACACGCACAAGAAGCAAACGGGTGGCTCGGGTCAGTACGGCAAGGTCCAGGGGCGAATCGAACCCGTCGACGAGGGCGACTTCGTCTTCGAGAACAAGGTCACCGGTGGCAACATCCCCAGCGAGTACATCAGTTCGGTGGAGAAGGGCTTCAAGTCCTGCATGGACAAGGGTGAGTTCATCGGCTACCCGGTCGTGAACCTCAAGTTCGTGCTGAGCGACGGGAACTACCACGCGGTGGACTCGAGCGACAACGCCTTCCAGGCCGCGGCCAAGGGTGCGTTCCGCGAGTTCTACCTCAAGGGCAAGCCCGTGGCCCTCGAGCCGATCATGCTCGTGTCGGTGGAGGGTCCCACCGAGTTCCAGGGCGAGATCCTGGGCACGCTCATGCAGCGTCGCGGCATGGTGGTCGGAACCACCGAGGACGCCGGCTTCGTTCGTATCGACGCCGACGTCCCGTTGAGCGAGATGTTCGGCTACGCCACCGTTCTGCGCTCGGCCACCCAGGGCAAGGCCGAGTTCACCATGGAATTCGCCCGGTACGGAACCGCTCCCGCGGAGGTCGCGGAAGAGCTCCGCGAGAAGTGGCTCGAGAAGAAGGCCGCCGGCAGCAACTAGCCGGACGGAGGAGACCGAGATGTACCAGAAGGAAGTCAACGAGCGCAGCCCCATGCGGGTGTTCGAGCGCTCGATCCACGGGGGCCTGGGCAAGGGCAACGTCGGGCTCGTGATGAGCCGCGCAGGCATCGGCAAGACCGCGTTCCTGGTCGACGTCGCCCTCGACGACCTGATGCGCGACCGTAAGGTCCTGCACATCAACATCGACGATCCCGTCGAGAAGGTCCGCGCCTTCTACGACGAGATCTTCAACGTGCTGGCCGACAGCATGGAGCTCGACAACCGCTACCGGGTGCACCTGAACGTCGAGCGCCACCGGCTGATCCAGACCTACATGGCCGAGAGCTTCAGCCTGGAGAAGCTCAAGGCCGGGATCGTCATGGCCAACGAGCACATGCACTTCGATCCCGAGGTGATCGTCCTCGACGGCTACCCGCGCTTCTCGCAGGCCACCGAGGACGACCTGCTCGAACTCAAGGACATCGCCAAGCGCCACGACTGCGAACTCTGGGTGAGTGGCCGCGCGCGGCGCGAGGACGAGGTCGACGAGCGCGGCGTTCCCACCAAGATCGCCCGCTTCGAGGAGTACCTGTCGGTCATCGTGAAGCTCGAGCCCAGCGGCGACCACGTCCGCCTGCAGCTGATCAAGGACCACGACAGCGAGGACGTCGCGTCGCTGTTCCTCGAGCTCGACCCCCGGTCGCTGCTGCTGAAGTGGAACTGACGGCGATCGACGACGGAAGAACGGAAGGCCCGGCACGGACGTGTCGGGCCTTCGTCGTTCGGGGCGTGCCTTCATCCTACCGCTCGCTCCCACGGCGCGGAGCGGTCCCCCGCGGCACCGCACCGGGCACCCGGGGCGGCAGGGCCGCCCACCCCTCGACCCGCAGGTGCGGGGGCGGATCCCCGAAGCGCTCCACGAGTGCGGCCGGTCCGATCAACCAGGCGGCCTCGGATCGCGCGGGCAGCGGGTCCACTCCGATCGTCACGGGGACGGGCGGGGAAGGAAGGCCGCGCAGGGCGTAGGCGTACAGATCGCTCAGCTCGTCGACTGCGTCGAACAGCGCCACGTAGCGATCGCGCTCCAGACCGCGTTCGTCCACCCGCTCGACCAGCGTGTCGATCGCGGTGCGCCCGAAGGTGTCGCGCAGGGGAAGGAAGGCGTGCACGAGGGCCAGCAGGGCCCAGGCGCGCAGCAGCCATCCGCGCCGCGCGCGCACCGGTGCCCGCCACAGCCACAGCGCACCGAGCGTGACGAACGACCCCACCGCCAGTTGCGGCCACCACGGATCGGCACCGCGCAGCAGACCGAGAGTCTGCGCGCCGATCATGCCCATGATCGCCCGCGTGTTCAGCGCGTCGAACTCGAGCACGTTCGACGGTGACAGCAGCAGCAGCACTCCGCTCGCCAGTGCCACCCAGGGCGGAAACGTGGTCCACGCCAGCCACCGCCCGAGCAGGAGCGCCAACGGCGGCAGCGCCGGCAGGGCGTACCACCCGAGGTCCAGCTGCGCGAGGGCCGGACCCACGACCATGGGCACCGCCCACACCAGCAGGATCCACTCGG
The genomic region above belongs to Candidatus Krumholzibacteriia bacterium and contains:
- a CDS encoding M48 family metalloprotease — its product is MSLVRIRSVALLLSVSWIFAACAVNPVTGERELSLLSKEQEIQLGNESDPAIVAQYGVVEDEAIVDYVQDIGQRMVPVSHRPDLPYTFRVLDDPVVNAFALPGGYVYITRGILAYLDSEAALAGVVGHEIGHITARHGVQRYTQQTLLGAGLGLGSVLSETFAQYADIAGQAAQLLLLKYGRDDERQSDRLGVEYATALGYDTHDMAEFFRTLDRLSPPDGRLPSWMSTHPDPGDRWNTVNDLTRQQQTPSGDYVTQRDRFLRTIDGLVFGLDPREGYFLDDTFVHPQLRFRFPTPRGWQRQNGKSQVVMVEPDQAAAVIFQAAQGSSPTEAANAFVGQQGTTLLDQSTVSVAGNRGVRTLVRMSGQQGTQVVLSTFFPYGGGQWVFHGLTSEAGLQQWRATLAAPADGFAALNDPELLDVRPIRVKVVQADRDGTFRELAVAHPIPDNEFIADLEGLAILNGMNVDDRLTRGTLFKVLARE
- the fusA gene encoding elongation factor G, producing MSTKAITDLSRIRNIGISAHIDSGKTTLTERVLFYTNRIHAIHEVRGKDGVGATMDSMELERERGITIASAATHTEWKNHFVNIIDTPGHVDFTIEVERSLRVLDGAILVLCSVAGVQSQSITVDRQMRRYGVPGIAFVNKCDRSGANPARVTEQLRDKLGHNAVMMQIPVGLEADHVGVVDLVEMKAMYFDGDAGEKLRVEEIPSELKAEAEARREVMLDAVSMFSEVLMEAILEDQVTPELIHDAVRTGVLNRELTPVFMGSAYKNKGVQPLLDAVLNYLPDPTQVENQATSIDTGEDFVVDPDPEKPLLSLAFKLEVSPYGQLTYLRIYQGTLNKGDTMVNVRTGQKLKLGRLARMHANQMEDIEQAAAGDIVALFGVDCASGDTFTDGAINASMTSIHVPEPVIKLAVQPKDNKASANMSKALQRFTKEDPTFRTYLDEETNDTIIAGMGELHLEVYVERMKREFNAEVRTGRPQVAYRETMSMPIDFDYTHKKQTGGSGQYGKVQGRIEPVDEGDFVFENKVTGGNIPSEYISSVEKGFKSCMDKGEFIGYPVVNLKFVLSDGNYHAVDSSDNAFQAAAKGAFREFYLKGKPVALEPIMLVSVEGPTEFQGEILGTLMQRRGMVVGTTEDAGFVRIDADVPLSEMFGYATVLRSATQGKAEFTMEFARYGTAPAEVAEELREKWLEKKAAGSN